A genome region from Bacteroides stercoris ATCC 43183 includes the following:
- a CDS encoding dipeptide epimerase has protein sequence MQNRRDFLKTAAFAALGSGMAINSVLAGEGAAPALFNINKSGVTPKMKLRFFPYELRLRHVFTVAAYSRTTTPDVQVEIEYDGIIGYGEASMPPYLQHELGTMDSVLAFLKKVQDVIGQFSDPFRLEDILSYIDSLSAGDSAAKTAVDIALHDLVGKLLQAPWYKIWGLDKEKAPSTTFTIGIDTPDVVREKTKECAGKFNILKVKLGRDNDKEMIETIRSVTDLPIAIDANQGWKDKHYALDMIHWLKEKGIVMIEQPMPKEQLDDIAWVTGQSPLPVFADESVQRLKDIVGLKDAFTGINIKLMKCTGMREAWKMVTLARALGMKVMVGCMTETSCAISAAAQFSPAVDFADLDGSLLIANDRFKGMEVVKGKITLPDLPGIGVVKI, from the coding sequence ATGCAAAACAGAAGAGACTTTTTAAAGACTGCCGCCTTTGCCGCCTTAGGTTCGGGTATGGCTATCAATAGCGTATTGGCAGGTGAGGGTGCGGCGCCTGCTTTGTTCAATATCAATAAGAGTGGCGTTACGCCTAAAATGAAGCTGCGTTTCTTTCCGTATGAACTGAGGTTGCGTCATGTGTTTACGGTGGCTGCTTATTCGCGCACCACCACTCCCGATGTGCAGGTAGAAATAGAGTATGACGGCATCATCGGTTATGGCGAAGCTTCCATGCCGCCCTATCTGCAGCACGAATTGGGCACGATGGACAGCGTACTGGCTTTCTTGAAGAAAGTGCAGGATGTTATCGGACAGTTCTCCGACCCTTTCCGGCTGGAAGATATCCTGAGTTATATAGACAGTCTCTCTGCAGGAGATTCGGCGGCCAAGACTGCGGTGGATATTGCCTTACATGATTTGGTGGGTAAATTGTTGCAGGCCCCCTGGTATAAAATCTGGGGATTGGATAAGGAGAAAGCGCCTTCTACCACCTTTACCATCGGTATTGATACGCCCGATGTGGTGCGTGAAAAGACTAAAGAGTGTGCCGGGAAGTTCAATATCCTGAAAGTGAAGCTGGGGCGCGACAACGATAAGGAGATGATCGAGACCATTCGTTCGGTAACCGACCTGCCTATCGCCATTGACGCCAATCAGGGTTGGAAAGACAAACACTATGCGCTTGATATGATTCACTGGCTGAAAGAGAAAGGCATTGTGATGATAGAGCAGCCCATGCCTAAAGAGCAGTTGGATGATATCGCGTGGGTAACCGGGCAGAGTCCGTTGCCGGTATTTGCAGATGAATCCGTCCAACGCTTAAAGGATATAGTAGGGCTGAAAGATGCTTTTACCGGCATCAATATCAAACTGATGAAATGTACCGGTATGCGTGAGGCATGGAAGATGGTGACACTGGCGCGTGCTTTGGGCATGAAAGTAATGGTGGGGTGCATGACCGAAACTTCGTGTGCCATTTCTGCGGCTGCACAATTTTCTCCGGCAGTTGATTTTGCCGATTTGGACGGCAGTTTGCTGATAGCCAACGACCGTTTCAAGGGAATGGAAGTTGTAAAGGGAAAGATTACACTGCCGGACTTGCCGGGTATTGGAGTCGTGAAGATATAA
- a CDS encoding NlpC/P60 family protein yields MKKFASFFAVFLFITLFAVASEAGDRNIPVEVAQLTDSLKKQFAPDRRVALLDVDYSFSDKNVMLRGVTTSAEAKNALLKELARKGYAVMDCLELLPDVKGLEGKTCGIINVSVANMRVAPDFSSEMMTQSLMGMPVRVLQRDGWVRIQTPDNYIAWVHRVGVHPVTEEEMAAWNKAEKIVVTAHYGFVYSEPNQTSQTVSDVVAGNRLKWEGSKGAFYKVTYPDGRRGYISKSIAMPEKKWRSGLQQDAAGIIRTAHTMMGIPYLWAGTSSKGVDCSGFMRTILFMHDIIIPRDASQQAYVGEHIDIAADFSNLQPGDLIFFGRKATPERKERVVHVGMYIGGKRFIHSQGDVHISSFDPADELFDEYNLGRLLFATRVLPYINKEEGLNTTETNEYYK; encoded by the coding sequence ATGAAAAAGTTTGCCTCATTCTTTGCAGTATTTCTCTTTATAACTCTTTTTGCTGTCGCTTCGGAAGCCGGAGACCGTAATATACCGGTAGAGGTGGCACAACTCACCGACAGTTTGAAAAAACAGTTTGCACCGGACAGGCGTGTGGCATTGCTGGATGTAGATTATTCTTTTTCCGATAAGAATGTGATGCTGCGTGGCGTCACTACTTCGGCAGAAGCGAAAAACGCATTGTTGAAGGAACTGGCAAGAAAAGGCTATGCCGTGATGGACTGTCTTGAACTGCTTCCCGATGTGAAGGGGCTGGAAGGCAAAACCTGCGGTATTATCAATGTGTCTGTGGCAAATATGCGTGTCGCTCCGGATTTCTCATCGGAAATGATGACACAGAGTCTGATGGGGATGCCAGTGCGCGTATTGCAGCGCGATGGCTGGGTGCGTATCCAGACTCCCGACAATTATATCGCCTGGGTGCATCGTGTAGGTGTACATCCGGTGACCGAAGAAGAAATGGCCGCGTGGAACAAGGCGGAAAAGATCGTTGTGACTGCTCATTACGGTTTTGTCTATTCCGAACCGAACCAAACTTCACAAACGGTTTCGGACGTTGTGGCCGGCAACCGTTTGAAGTGGGAAGGGAGCAAGGGAGCTTTCTACAAGGTGACCTATCCCGACGGTCGCCGGGGATACATCTCCAAATCCATAGCCATGCCCGAGAAGAAATGGCGTTCCGGCTTGCAGCAGGATGCCGCCGGCATTATCCGTACGGCACACACCATGATGGGGATACCTTATCTTTGGGCGGGAACTTCATCGAAAGGCGTGGATTGCAGCGGATTCATGCGCACCATACTTTTTATGCACGACATCATTATACCACGTGATGCTTCCCAGCAGGCTTATGTGGGCGAGCATATAGACATTGCAGCCGATTTTTCCAACCTGCAACCGGGCGATTTGATATTCTTCGGCCGCAAGGCAACTCCGGAACGTAAAGAACGGGTCGTACACGTGGGTATGTATATTGGCGGCAAGCGTTTCATTCATTCGCAGGGCGATGTGCATATCAGCAGTTTCGACCCGGCAGATGAATTGTTCGATGAGTACAATCTCGGACGGTTACTGTTCGCTACGCGCGTATTACCTTATATAAATAAGGAAGAGGGATTAAACACAACGGAAACCAATGAATACTATAAATGA
- a CDS encoding riboflavin synthase produces MFSGIVEECATLVAMVRDQENVHFTFKCSFVNELKIDQSVSHNGVCLTVVSMTDDTYTVTAMKETLDRSNLGLLKVGDEVNVERSMMMNGRLDGHIVQGHVDQTATCVDIKDAEGSYYFTFRYAFDKEMAKRGYITVDKGSVTVNGVSLTVCNPTDDTFQVAIIPYTFEHTNFHAFKVGSVVNLEFDIIGKYISRMIQYK; encoded by the coding sequence ATGTTTTCCGGAATAGTAGAAGAATGTGCCACACTGGTGGCTATGGTCAGAGACCAAGAAAACGTGCACTTTACTTTCAAGTGTTCGTTCGTAAATGAATTAAAAATAGACCAGAGCGTATCTCATAATGGCGTATGCCTTACGGTTGTCAGCATGACGGATGATACTTATACGGTGACGGCGATGAAAGAGACTCTGGACCGTTCCAATCTCGGCTTGTTGAAAGTAGGCGATGAAGTGAACGTGGAGCGCAGCATGATGATGAACGGCCGCTTGGACGGACACATCGTACAGGGACACGTGGACCAAACGGCAACCTGTGTGGACATAAAGGATGCCGAAGGCAGCTATTACTTTACGTTCCGGTATGCCTTTGATAAGGAAATGGCGAAGCGCGGTTATATCACCGTGGATAAAGGCTCGGTAACCGTAAACGGTGTCAGCCTGACCGTGTGCAACCCTACGGACGATACCTTTCAGGTAGCCATTATCCCTTATACCTTCGAGCATACCAATTTCCACGCTTTCAAGGTGGGTAGCGTAGTGAATCTCGAATTCGATATTATCGGTAAATATATCAGCAGAATGATACAGTATAAATAG
- the phoU gene encoding phosphate signaling complex protein PhoU, with translation MVQFIESELVLLKKEIDEMWTLVYNQLGRAGEAVLTLDRELAQQVLVRERRVNAFELKIDSDIEDIIALYNPVAIDLRFVLAMLKINTNLERLGDFAEGIARFALNCKEPILASGLVKELRLEEMINQVSAMLELAKRALQEESQELATAVFAKDNLLDEINANATAVLADYIGKHPESALSCLNLVSVFRKLERSGDHITNIAEEIVFFIDAKVLKHSGRTDEHYADDKK, from the coding sequence ATGGTGCAGTTTATCGAATCAGAGCTCGTCTTGCTGAAAAAAGAAATAGACGAAATGTGGACTTTAGTGTATAATCAGCTCGGCCGTGCCGGAGAAGCCGTACTGACTTTGGATCGCGAGCTGGCACAGCAGGTATTGGTGCGCGAGCGTCGTGTCAATGCCTTCGAACTCAAGATAGACAGTGATATAGAAGACATCATCGCCCTCTATAATCCTGTCGCTATCGACTTGCGTTTTGTGCTTGCCATGCTCAAAATCAATACGAACCTGGAGCGTTTGGGCGATTTCGCCGAAGGCATAGCCCGCTTTGCGTTGAATTGCAAGGAACCGATTCTGGCAAGCGGACTGGTGAAGGAACTGCGCCTGGAGGAGATGATAAATCAAGTTTCGGCTATGCTTGAACTTGCCAAAAGAGCTCTTCAGGAAGAAAGTCAGGAACTGGCAACCGCGGTATTCGCCAAAGATAACCTGCTGGATGAAATTAATGCAAATGCCACTGCTGTTCTGGCAGATTATATCGGCAAGCATCCCGAAAGCGCACTCTCTTGTCTGAATCTGGTTAGTGTTTTCCGTAAGCTGGAACGTTCCGGCGATCATATTACGAATATCGCCGAGGAAATAGTGTTTTTTATCGATGCGAAGGTGCTGAAACATAGCGGACGTACGGACGAGCACTATGCAGACGATAAGAAATAG
- a CDS encoding trypsin-like peptidase domain-containing protein — MKQTTKNILGVAAIVVLSAGVAGVTTYKMQNKEKSATFSELFQQNPNNLRLAAYNATDAQPVDLTQAAESSVHAVVHIRAKQLSKTQTVQSMPDIFDFFFGDGRGQQRQIQTQPRVGFGSGVIISKDGYIVTNNHVVEGADEITVKLNDDRELKGRIIGTDPSTDLALIKIEGDDFPTVPVGNSDELKVGEWVLAVGNPFNLNSTVTAGIVSAKARAIGATASNGQAANIQSFIQTDAAINQGNSGGALVNARGELVGINAMLYSPTGAYSGYGFAIPTSIMTKVVADLKQFGTVQRALLGITGTTLGTDLQMDERLAEEMKKKADELGVKEGVLIAEVVEGGSAAGVLKSDDVIVGIDGKKVHKFTDLQEVLAKHRPGDKVKVKVIRDKKEKEFVLTLKNSQGNTKVVKDAGMELLGAAFKPVSSELKRQLNLGYGLEVTGVSNGKMADAGIRKGFIILKANNVQMKSVEDLEQVLKAAAQSPEQVLFITGMFPSGKRASYAVDLSQE; from the coding sequence ATGAAACAGACAACAAAAAACATCCTTGGAGTTGCAGCCATTGTAGTTCTGAGTGCAGGAGTGGCCGGTGTTACCACTTATAAGATGCAGAATAAGGAAAAGTCTGCTACATTCAGCGAATTGTTCCAGCAGAACCCTAATAATTTACGGTTGGCTGCTTATAACGCGACGGATGCGCAGCCTGTTGACCTGACGCAAGCGGCAGAAAGTTCGGTTCATGCCGTAGTACATATACGTGCCAAACAGTTGAGCAAGACTCAGACAGTGCAGAGCATGCCGGATATTTTTGACTTCTTCTTCGGTGACGGTCGCGGACAGCAGCGTCAGATACAGACCCAGCCGCGCGTAGGTTTCGGCTCCGGCGTGATTATTTCCAAAGACGGCTATATCGTAACCAACAACCACGTGGTTGAGGGTGCTGATGAAATTACCGTGAAACTGAACGATGACCGCGAGTTGAAAGGCCGCATCATCGGTACTGACCCCAGCACCGACCTTGCGCTGATTAAGATTGAGGGTGACGATTTCCCCACAGTACCGGTAGGCAACTCCGACGAACTGAAAGTAGGTGAGTGGGTGTTGGCGGTAGGTAACCCGTTCAACCTGAACTCTACCGTAACAGCCGGTATCGTCAGTGCAAAGGCTCGTGCCATCGGTGCAACGGCGTCCAACGGACAGGCTGCGAATATCCAGTCTTTCATCCAGACGGATGCTGCCATCAATCAGGGCAACAGTGGTGGTGCTCTGGTTAATGCAAGAGGTGAGCTGGTAGGTATCAACGCCATGTTGTATTCACCGACAGGTGCATACTCCGGCTACGGCTTTGCAATCCCCACCAGCATCATGACGAAAGTTGTAGCGGACTTGAAGCAGTTCGGTACGGTACAGCGTGCTTTGCTGGGTATTACCGGTACTACACTGGGCACAGACCTGCAAATGGACGAAAGACTGGCTGAGGAAATGAAGAAGAAAGCCGACGAACTCGGTGTGAAGGAAGGTGTCTTGATTGCCGAAGTTGTAGAAGGCGGTTCTGCTGCCGGTGTGTTGAAGTCGGATGACGTTATCGTCGGTATTGACGGTAAGAAGGTGCATAAGTTTACCGATTTGCAGGAAGTGCTGGCTAAGCATCGTCCGGGCGATAAAGTAAAGGTGAAGGTAATCCGTGACAAGAAAGAGAAGGAATTTGTATTGACGCTGAAGAACTCTCAAGGCAATACGAAAGTAGTGAAAGATGCCGGAATGGAACTGTTGGGTGCAGCTTTCAAACCTGTATCTTCCGAATTGAAGAGACAACTTAACTTGGGTTACGGCTTGGAAGTAACCGGAGTGTCCAACGGTAAAATGGCAGATGCCGGTATCCGTAAGGGATTCATCATCCTCAAGGCGAACAATGTACAGATGAAGTCGGTAGAGGATCTGGAGCAGGTACTGAAAGCTGCCGCCCAATCTCCCGAACAAGTGTTGTTTATCACCGGTATGTTCCCGTCGGGCAAGCGTGCAAGTTATGCTGTTGATTTGAGCCAGGAATAA
- a CDS encoding YihY/virulence factor BrkB family protein, whose translation MNKRIATLWKFLTYDIWRITEDEVTKTTFSLYNIIKTIYLCINRFTKDRLVNKASALTYSTLLAIVPILAIVFAIARGFGFDNLMESQIVQGFGGPSETTEVIFQFVNSYLSQTKNGIFIGVGLIMLLWTVLNLINNMEITFNRIWQVKKARSMYRKITDYFSMLLLIPLLLVVSGGLSIFMSTMLKNVTDFTLLAPIGKFLIRLIPFVLTWVMFTALYVFMPNTKVKLKHALISGILAGTAHQAFQFLYISSQLWVSRYNAIYGSFAALPMFLLWLQISWTICLFGAELTYAGQNIRNFSFDKDARNISRRYRDFISILIMSFVAKRFEKNEPPYTAEDISEECQIPIRLTNQTLYELQEINLLHEVVTDAKSQDIAYQPSMDISKLNVALLLDKLDTHGSEDFKIDKDKEFHGQWETLMKAREEYYKSASQVLLKDL comes from the coding sequence ATGAACAAGCGCATTGCCACCCTTTGGAAATTCCTGACATACGACATCTGGCGTATTACAGAAGATGAAGTCACTAAAACGACTTTCTCCTTATATAATATTATCAAGACCATTTATCTCTGCATCAACCGCTTTACCAAAGACAGGCTTGTAAACAAGGCATCGGCATTGACATATAGCACTTTACTGGCTATTGTACCTATCCTGGCCATTGTGTTTGCCATTGCACGCGGGTTCGGCTTCGACAATCTGATGGAGAGTCAAATCGTTCAAGGCTTCGGCGGCCCGTCGGAAACAACGGAAGTTATCTTCCAATTCGTCAACTCCTATCTATCTCAAACCAAAAACGGCATATTCATCGGCGTGGGCCTGATCATGTTATTGTGGACGGTGCTCAACCTGATTAACAACATGGAGATTACCTTCAACCGCATCTGGCAGGTAAAAAAAGCAAGAAGCATGTACCGTAAAATCACGGATTACTTCTCCATGCTCCTACTGATACCCCTTCTGCTGGTAGTTTCGGGCGGTCTTTCCATATTTATGAGCACCATGCTGAAGAATGTGACAGACTTCACCCTGCTCGCTCCCATCGGCAAATTCCTAATCCGCCTCATACCTTTTGTGCTGACATGGGTGATGTTCACGGCACTGTATGTTTTCATGCCCAATACAAAGGTGAAACTCAAGCATGCGCTGATTTCGGGCATTCTGGCAGGTACGGCACACCAGGCATTCCAGTTCCTTTATATCAGCAGCCAGTTGTGGGTATCCCGTTACAACGCCATTTACGGTAGTTTTGCGGCACTTCCCATGTTCCTGCTGTGGTTGCAGATATCGTGGACCATCTGCCTTTTCGGAGCGGAACTGACGTATGCCGGACAAAACATCCGGAACTTCAGTTTCGATAAGGATGCACGCAACATCAGCCGCCGTTACCGCGACTTCATCTCCATCCTCATCATGTCGTTCGTAGCCAAACGCTTTGAAAAGAACGAACCTCCCTATACTGCCGAAGACATATCCGAGGAGTGCCAGATACCCATACGCCTGACCAACCAGACTCTTTATGAATTGCAGGAAATCAACCTTCTGCACGAAGTGGTGACCGATGCCAAAAGCCAGGACATCGCCTACCAGCCTTCCATGGACATCAGCAAGCTGAACGTTGCTCTCCTGCTGGACAAGCTGGACACCCACGGCTCCGAGGACTTCAAGATAGACAAGGACAAAGAATTCCACGGGCAATGGGAAACACTGATGAAAGCACGGGAAGAGTACTACAAGAGTGCAAGCCAAGTGCTGCTGAAAGACCTGTAA
- a CDS encoding glutamine--tRNA ligase/YqeY domain fusion protein produces the protein MAEIKSEETSEKKSLNFIEQIVENDLKEGKNDGKVQTRFPPEPNGYLHIGHAKAICLDFGIAAAHGGVCNLRFDDTNPTKEDVEYVEAIKEDIQWLGYQWGNEYYASDYFQQLWDFAIRLIKEGKAYIDEQTSEQIAAQKGTPTQPGVESPYRNRPIEETLELFQKMNTGEIEEGAMVLRAKIDMASPNMHFRDPIIYRVVKHPHHRTGTTWKAYPMYDFAHGQSDYFEGVTHSLCTLEFVPHRPLYDLFVDWVKEGKDLNDHRPHQYEFNKLNLSYTLMSKRNLLTLVKEGLVNGWDDPRMPTICGFRRRGYSPESIHKFIDKIGYTTYDALNEFALLESAVREDLNARATRISAVLNPVKLVITNYPEGQVEEMEAVNNPERPEEGSHNIEFSRELWIERDDFMEDAPKKYFRMTPGQEVRLKSAYIVKCTGCKKNDAGEITEVYCEYDPDSKSGMPGANRKVKGTIHWVSCAHCLQAEVRLYDRLWKVENPRDELAAIREEKNCDALTAMKEMINPDSLNVLPCCYIEKFAAGMKPLSYLQFQRIGYFNVDRDSTPEKMVFNRTVGLKDTWGKINK, from the coding sequence ATGGCAGAAATAAAAAGCGAAGAAACAAGCGAAAAGAAGAGCCTGAACTTCATTGAACAAATAGTAGAGAACGACTTGAAAGAGGGTAAAAACGACGGAAAGGTACAGACACGTTTCCCGCCGGAACCTAACGGTTATCTTCACATCGGACATGCCAAGGCCATTTGCCTGGACTTCGGCATTGCCGCCGCACATGGCGGGGTCTGCAACCTGCGTTTCGATGACACCAACCCCACCAAAGAAGATGTGGAATATGTGGAAGCCATCAAGGAAGATATTCAATGGCTGGGTTACCAGTGGGGCAACGAATACTATGCCTCCGACTACTTCCAGCAGTTATGGGACTTCGCCATCCGCCTCATCAAAGAAGGCAAAGCATATATCGACGAGCAGACATCCGAGCAGATTGCCGCTCAAAAAGGCACTCCTACCCAACCCGGTGTGGAAAGCCCTTACCGTAACCGTCCCATCGAGGAAACACTCGAACTGTTCCAAAAGATGAATACCGGCGAGATAGAGGAAGGCGCCATGGTGCTCCGTGCCAAAATTGACATGGCAAGTCCCAACATGCACTTCCGCGACCCGATTATCTATCGCGTGGTGAAACATCCGCACCACCGTACGGGTACTACCTGGAAAGCTTACCCGATGTACGACTTCGCTCACGGACAAAGCGACTACTTCGAAGGTGTAACCCACTCCTTGTGTACATTGGAATTCGTTCCCCACCGTCCGTTGTACGACCTCTTTGTAGATTGGGTAAAAGAAGGCAAGGACCTGAACGACCACCGTCCTCACCAATACGAATTCAACAAGCTCAACCTGAGCTATACGCTCATGAGCAAGCGCAACCTGCTGACTTTGGTGAAAGAAGGCCTTGTCAACGGCTGGGACGACCCCCGTATGCCGACTATCTGCGGTTTCCGCCGTCGCGGCTATTCACCCGAGTCCATTCATAAGTTCATCGATAAAATCGGTTATACCACTTACGATGCCCTCAATGAATTTGCCTTGCTGGAGAGCGCCGTACGCGAAGACTTGAACGCACGCGCCACCCGCATATCCGCAGTATTGAATCCGGTGAAGCTCGTCATCACCAATTATCCGGAAGGACAGGTTGAGGAAATGGAAGCCGTCAACAACCCGGAACGTCCGGAAGAGGGCAGCCACAACATCGAATTCAGCCGCGAACTGTGGATAGAACGCGACGATTTCATGGAAGATGCTCCGAAGAAATATTTCCGCATGACTCCCGGACAGGAAGTTCGCCTGAAAAGCGCGTACATCGTGAAGTGTACCGGCTGCAAGAAGAACGATGCAGGAGAAATCACAGAAGTATACTGCGAATACGACCCCGACAGCAAAAGCGGCATGCCCGGCGCTAACCGCAAAGTAAAAGGCACGATTCACTGGGTGAGCTGCGCACACTGCCTGCAAGCCGAAGTCCGCCTTTACGACCGGTTGTGGAAAGTGGAAAATCCGCGCGACGAACTGGCAGCCATCCGCGAAGAAAAGAATTGCGATGCGCTGACCGCCATGAAGGAAATGATAAATCCGGATTCTCTGAACGTATTGCCATGCTGCTATATCGAGAAATTTGCCGCCGGTATGAAGCCCCTCTCCTACCTGCAGTTCCAGCGCATCGGTTACTTCAATGTAGACCGCGACTCTACACCGGAGAAAATGGTGTTCAACCGTACCGTAGGCTTGAAAGATACTTGGGGGAAAATCAACAAATAA
- a CDS encoding transglutaminase-like domain-containing protein — protein MKNLLYIVFLFVFVSACSTKPENRPYSWDDDLHQRLLTDFCLTESQVKDYIRKYIPDVTDEQMRQWEASNALECMVLDGEKRYFRNAGPNLFRVDSACYDIKIAKEGTALSGSEKVNKENLPEVITAVKKENKAIVVPKRMRVTYTLTVDTNAVPAGKLVRCWLPYPRTDQSRQRDVKFISASEPDYVLSPQECRHSTLYMEKRAVQGEPTVFSETFEYTSCGEWHNLRAEDVLPYDTTTALYKEYTAEREKHIVFSPRLRELAAKLAAGETNPYLKAKRIFRWINDHFPWASAREYSTIENIPEYVLDNRHGDCGQVSLLFITLCRISGIPAHFQSGFMMHPRAWNLHDWAEVYFEGVGWVPVDQSFGIPAFARNADEEYFFLGGIDSWRMIVNTDYGMPLVPEKKYPRSETVDFQRGEVEWEGGNLYFPQWSYHMDIDYLNY, from the coding sequence ATGAAGAATCTGCTATATATTGTCTTTTTGTTTGTTTTTGTTTCTGCTTGCAGCACGAAACCGGAGAACAGGCCATACAGCTGGGATGATGATTTGCACCAGCGTCTGCTTACGGATTTTTGTTTGACGGAATCTCAGGTCAAGGACTATATCAGAAAGTATATTCCTGATGTAACGGACGAACAGATGCGGCAGTGGGAAGCATCCAATGCTTTGGAGTGCATGGTTCTGGATGGTGAAAAACGCTATTTCCGTAATGCCGGTCCTAATCTGTTTCGTGTGGATTCTGCCTGCTATGATATAAAGATAGCCAAAGAGGGCACTGCTCTAAGCGGAAGTGAGAAGGTGAACAAAGAGAATCTGCCCGAAGTGATTACCGCCGTGAAGAAAGAAAACAAGGCGATAGTCGTTCCCAAGCGGATGCGTGTCACTTATACGCTGACGGTAGACACCAATGCCGTTCCTGCCGGAAAGCTGGTTCGCTGCTGGTTGCCTTATCCCCGTACCGACCAGTCCCGGCAGCGGGATGTGAAATTCATCTCTGCCAGTGAGCCGGACTATGTCCTTTCTCCGCAAGAGTGCCGGCATAGCACGCTCTATATGGAAAAGCGTGCGGTACAAGGAGAGCCTACCGTGTTCTCCGAAACATTTGAGTATACATCCTGCGGAGAGTGGCATAATCTGCGCGCGGAAGATGTTCTGCCTTATGATACGACTACCGCTCTTTATAAAGAGTATACCGCCGAGCGGGAGAAACACATCGTCTTCTCTCCGCGGCTGCGTGAGTTGGCTGCCAAGTTGGCAGCAGGTGAAACCAATCCTTATTTAAAGGCTAAGCGCATCTTCCGTTGGATTAACGATCACTTCCCCTGGGCATCTGCCCGCGAGTATTCCACGATTGAGAATATTCCGGAATATGTATTGGACAACCGTCACGGCGATTGCGGTCAGGTCAGCCTTTTATTCATAACCTTATGCCGCATCAGCGGCATTCCCGCACATTTTCAGAGCGGGTTCATGATGCATCCCCGTGCTTGGAACCTGCACGATTGGGCGGAAGTATATTTTGAAGGCGTAGGGTGGGTGCCTGTAGACCAATCGTTCGGAATCCCGGCTTTTGCCCGCAATGCCGATGAAGAGTATTTCTTCCTGGGTGGTATCGACTCCTGGCGCATGATTGTAAATACCGATTACGGCATGCCGTTAGTGCCCGAAAAGAAGTATCCGCGTAGCGAAACCGTAGATTTCCAGCGCGGCGAGGTAGAGTGGGAAGGTGGAAACCTTTATTTTCCGCAATGGAGTTACCATATGGACATCGATTACCTTAATTATTAA
- a CDS encoding nitroreductase family protein, which produces MNDFLQLAASRQSDRAYDMSRAVEPEKLERILEAARLSPSACNAQPWRFVVITDPELAVKVGKATAGLGMNKFAKDAPVHILVVEESMNITSFLGAKIKDKYFPLIDIGIATAHITLAAESEGLGSCILGWFDEKEIKKLTGIPANKRLLLDITIGYPAKDKRKKSRKSKDKVVSYNHY; this is translated from the coding sequence ATGAATGATTTTTTGCAATTGGCCGCTTCACGTCAAAGCGACCGTGCTTATGATATGTCCCGTGCGGTAGAGCCGGAGAAGTTGGAACGTATTTTGGAAGCTGCCCGGCTGTCGCCTTCGGCATGCAATGCCCAGCCGTGGCGTTTTGTGGTGATCACCGATCCGGAGCTTGCTGTAAAAGTGGGTAAGGCCACTGCCGGATTGGGGATGAATAAGTTTGCCAAAGATGCTCCGGTACATATTCTGGTGGTGGAAGAATCCATGAATATCACTTCTTTCTTGGGCGCCAAGATTAAGGACAAGTATTTCCCTCTGATAGATATCGGCATTGCCACCGCTCATATTACGCTGGCTGCCGAAAGCGAGGGGCTGGGTTCGTGCATCCTGGGCTGGTTCGATGAAAAGGAGATTAAGAAGCTTACCGGTATTCCTGCCAATAAACGTCTGTTGCTCGACATCACGATAGGCTATCCGGCAAAAGACAAACGGAAGAAGTCCAGGAAATCCAAGGACAAGGTTGTTTCATACAACCATTATTAA